One stretch of Miscanthus floridulus cultivar M001 chromosome 18, ASM1932011v1, whole genome shotgun sequence DNA includes these proteins:
- the LOC136522702 gene encoding expansin-like A4 — translation MAAVLTMVLLRLFTTGGLIIFLLCPASCLARPPHSSNNYYCDWCPRHSTASPDLDALLRGAGTATDDGGACGATAAELGGGAPHVASAGADFFRDGAGCGVCYQLRCRDRRVCGDGGVKVVVVAGAANRTGFLLTTEAFAAMSRPGMSPDQLLPGLDGNAVQVDFRRIPCEYNNKNLSIRVEEGSRHPAHLAINFLYQGGQTDIAAVEIAHAAAPPAWRPMARVRRRGVVMWRTSRAPAGPLQLRLVVTAGVGGKWLRAGGDVVPADWRPGQVHDTGIRVRDIALTTCARSCRARRPPVVAGSEELR, via the exons ATGGCCGCCGTCCTGACGATGGTGCTTCTTCGTCTCTTCACCACTGGCGGCCTCATCATCTTCCTATTGTGTCCCGCGTCCTGCCTTGCTCGTCCTCCTCATTCCAGCAACAACTACTACTGCGACTGGTGCCCTCGCCACTCCACCGCCTCTCCCGACCTCGACG CGTTGCTGCGTGGTGCTGGTACTGCTACAGACGACGGCGGTGCTTGCGGGGCCACGGCGGCGGAGCTGGGCGGAGGAGCGCCCCACGTCGCCAGTGCCGGTGCCGACTTCTTCCGCGACGGCGCCGGCTGCGGCGTCTGCTATCAG TTGAGGTGCAGAGACCGGAGGGTgtgcggcgacggcggcgtcaAGGTCGTCGTGGTGGCCGGCGCCGCCAACCGGACGGGGTTCCTGCTCACCACGGAGGCCTTCGCTGCGATGTCCAGGCCGGGCATGTCGCCCGATCAACTGCTGCCCGGCTTGGACGGCAATGCTGTTCAGGTCGACTTCAGGAG AATACCTTGCGAGTACAATAACAAGAACCTGTCGATACGCGTGGAGGAAGGGAGCAGGCACCCGGCGCACCTGGCCATCAACTTCCTGTACCAGGGCGGGCAGACGGACATCGCGGCCGTCGAGATCGCGCACGCGGCGGCGCCGCCCGCGTGGCGGCCCATGGCGCGCGTGCGCAGGCGCGGCGTTGTGATGTGGCGCACCTCGCGAGCCCCGGCGGGGCCGCTGCAGCTCCGGCTCGTCGTCACAGCCGGCGTCGGCGGCAAGTGGCTGCGGGCCGGCGGGGACGTGGTGCCGGCGGACTGGCGGCCTGGGCAGGTACACGACACGGGGATCCGGGTCCGCGACATCGCCCTGACCACCTGCGCCCGCTCCTGCCGCGCGCGACGGCCGCCGGTGGTGGCCGGCAGCGAGGAGCTCAGGTAG